The Chaetodon auriga isolate fChaAug3 chromosome 3, fChaAug3.hap1, whole genome shotgun sequence genome has a window encoding:
- the tm2d1 gene encoding TM2 domain-containing protein 1, with translation MAASRRRLVCLRCGVWSLLFYCVYSHLQLVLAEEVETCDSLRLGQYLCRDPKIDEATQEPENCRDMTAWVECLPAPNISCRLSNGTEFRFSGEEVGFNKTIPCRNVSGYSYKVAVALSLFLGWLGADRFYLGYPALGLLKFCTVGFCGIGTLIDFILIAMQIVGPADGSNYIVDYYGARLTRLSITNQTYRKPHLSL, from the exons ATGGCGGCCTCCCGGAGACGGCTGGTTTGTTTACGCTGCGGGGTCTGGAGCCtcttgttttactgtgtttactCACATCTACAGCTCGTTCtggcggaggaggtggagacctGCGACAGCTTACGACTCGGACA GTATCTCTGTAGAGATCCAAAGATAGATGAAGCCACTCAGGAGCCGGAGAACTGCAGGGACATGACGGCCTGGG tggagtgCCTCCCAGCTCCAAACATCAGCTGTCGGCTCTCAAACGGGACAGAGTTCAGGTTCAGCGGGGAGGAGGTGGGCTTCAACAAAACCATCCCCTGCAGGAAtgt GAGTGGATATTCCTACAAAGTAGCTGTGgctttgtctctgtttctgggCTGGCTGGGAGCAGACCGCTTCTACCTGGGATATCCTGCTctag gaCTGTTGAAGTTCTGCACTGTTGGTTTCTGTGGAATCGGCACTTTGATCGACTTCATACTGATCGCCATGCAG ATCGTCGGTCCAGCGGACGGATCGAACTACATCGTGGATTATTACGGCGCCCGGCTGACCCGCCTGTCCATCACCAACCAGACCTACAGGAAGCCACACCTGTCTCTGTGA